In Pasteuria penetrans, a genomic segment contains:
- a CDS encoding DEAD/DEAH box helicase, with the protein MLPCPVFFERTWLSFFRKAREKPVSYEQWSLAIEAAKYNCLPPFDELQAPAELPSLQPLPHQIAVARKVIHELHGRAILADEVGLGKTIEAGLILKEYWLRNQVKRALILTPSSLVLQWVKELTNRFQLPARAQKKNWMWETESLLVASLDTAKRPPHREIILSQKYDLLIVDEAHKLKNPRSQNWLFVNRMAKIYCLLLTATPLQNRLEELYNLARLLYPGRLGSIKEFSKHHACKQNEIDHVPELKEEISRMLVRTQRTQVQRYLPQIQRKVYCIPISLTKMERTLYDAVTQFVCDHYHQQKIPLLQLIMLQKEICSGRDATLLGLTRYLKREPDHPEALSLLTLLRNVSHCSKADHAIQLIRGLVPEKVVIFTTFYATQAMLLRQLQTEKIPAVGFRGTFSRNKKDWMMEIFEKKVQVLVATEAGGEGINLQFCCHIINFDLPWNPMRLEQRIGRLHRIGQQRDVHVYHLLAQDTVENHIWELLEKKIGLFETLFGSIPTLLQAKGGEKKWEQQLLHCLVAHQEPQAFHQAMAQWLQEQNITKKLKYAHKIEGTHQYSGKGMDIQ; encoded by the coding sequence ATGCTCCCTTGCCCTGTTTTTTTTGAACGTACCTGGCTATCATTTTTCCGGAAAGCCCGTGAGAAACCTGTCTCCTATGAACAATGGTCCCTGGCCATTGAGGCAGCAAAATACAACTGCCTACCCCCCTTTGATGAATTACAGGCACCCGCGGAATTACCTTCGCTCCAACCGTTACCTCACCAAATCGCGGTTGCTCGTAAGGTAATCCATGAGCTGCATGGCCGGGCAATCCTAGCAGATGAAGTAGGGTTGGGAAAAACTATTGAGGCGGGCCTCATTCTAAAGGAATATTGGTTGCGCAATCAAGTAAAAAGGGCCCTCATCCTCACCCCATCCTCCCTAGTCTTGCAGTGGGTGAAGGAGTTGACAAACCGGTTCCAATTACCTGCCCGTGCACAGAAAAAAAACTGGATGTGGGAAACAGAATCCCTACTAGTAGCCTCCCTCGATACCGCCAAACGTCCCCCTCATAGAGAAATCATTCTATCCCAAAAGTACGATCTATTGATCGTGGATGAGGCCCATAAACTAAAGAACCCACGCAGTCAGAACTGGCTTTTCGTAAACCGGATGGCTAAGATCTATTGCCTGCTATTGACAGCCACCCCCCTACAGAATCGATTGGAAGAACTGTACAACTTAGCACGGCTTCTTTATCCCGGTCGCCTGGGATCCATTAAGGAATTTTCGAAGCACCATGCATGCAAACAGAACGAAATAGACCATGTCCCTGAACTCAAAGAGGAAATCTCCCGAATGCTCGTGCGCACGCAGCGTACGCAAGTACAAAGATACCTGCCGCAAATACAAAGGAAGGTGTATTGCATTCCTATTTCCCTTACAAAAATGGAAAGAACCCTCTATGATGCTGTTACTCAGTTCGTTTGTGATCACTACCACCAACAAAAAATCCCCCTATTACAGCTCATTATGTTGCAGAAGGAAATATGCAGTGGTCGTGATGCCACTCTCCTGGGACTCACCCGATATCTAAAACGGGAACCCGATCATCCCGAAGCCCTCTCCCTACTCACACTGCTACGCAACGTTAGTCACTGCAGTAAAGCAGACCATGCCATACAACTGATCCGAGGCTTGGTTCCTGAGAAGGTGGTGATATTTACAACGTTTTACGCCACGCAAGCTATGCTCTTGCGCCAGCTACAAACAGAAAAAATTCCCGCTGTGGGTTTCCGGGGTACATTCAGCCGAAACAAAAAGGACTGGATGATGGAAATATTTGAAAAAAAAGTACAAGTACTGGTGGCAACAGAAGCCGGTGGAGAGGGAATCAACCTACAATTTTGTTGCCATATCATCAACTTCGATCTACCATGGAATCCCATGCGTTTGGAACAACGGATCGGCCGTCTACACCGTATAGGACAACAAAGAGATGTACATGTTTATCACTTACTGGCCCAAGACACAGTAGAAAATCACATCTGGGAATTATTAGAAAAAAAGATAGGTTTGTTTGAAACTCTATTCGGGTCCATACCCACCCTACTACAAGCAAAGGGGGGAGAAAAGAAATGGGAACAACAACTACTCCATTGCTTGGTTGCCCACCAAGAACCACAGGCTTTTCATCAGGCCATGGCACAATGGTTACAGGAACAAAACATTACAAAAAAATTAAAATATGCCCATAAAATAGAGGGAACACACCAATATTCAGGGAAGGGGATGGATATACAATAG
- a CDS encoding YqhG family protein, whose translation MFREGDGYTIESFVAKNHGKLVHREFIQRYLRAYGATILSKTENEIQVDLPSSIDTDLFPRPSLQWIQSQGSPPPSSVTRTLHLQPPSSSVPVQTVFRPGTQGWGNLLHSALQNGRFAHLREETIHPDLYKPWFFVFFHIIYQCDRKQSRITHWAISLTDGQMIRNAYSLWQKRSLHTLDDPKMMPHHPIPMSLEKAIGCLEEKVLQELEAEDHSWATKATQRFQKAQRELSRLSLDERELEQRSQENAVHQQPRIAVNVAAAALIYLAYKGGTP comes from the coding sequence ATATTCAGGGAAGGGGATGGATATACAATAGAATCATTTGTTGCAAAAAACCACGGAAAATTAGTCCATCGGGAATTCATACAACGTTATCTCAGAGCCTATGGAGCCACCATCCTGTCCAAGACAGAAAACGAAATCCAGGTGGATCTCCCCTCCTCCATCGACACGGACCTCTTCCCAAGACCTTCACTCCAATGGATCCAGTCTCAGGGCAGTCCCCCCCCTTCTTCAGTCACCCGTACGCTCCATCTCCAACCACCCTCATCATCAGTTCCGGTGCAAACGGTTTTCCGTCCCGGCACACAAGGATGGGGGAATTTATTGCATAGTGCCCTACAAAACGGAAGATTTGCCCATCTACGGGAGGAAACCATCCACCCTGACCTATATAAACCATGGTTTTTTGTATTTTTCCATATCATATATCAATGTGATCGAAAACAAAGTCGTATAACCCACTGGGCTATTTCGCTCACGGACGGACAAATGATCCGCAATGCCTATTCCCTATGGCAGAAACGCTCCCTCCATACCCTGGATGATCCGAAAATGATGCCCCATCATCCTATCCCTATGAGTCTGGAAAAAGCAATCGGTTGTCTGGAAGAAAAAGTTCTCCAGGAATTGGAAGCTGAAGATCATTCATGGGCTACGAAAGCCACGCAACGATTCCAGAAAGCCCAGCGTGAACTCTCGCGTCTGTCCCTAGACGAAAGGGAATTAGAACAACGTTCACAGGAAAATGCAGTCCATCAGCAACCACGCATCGCTGTCAATGTAGCGGCGGCAGCACTCATCTATCTTGCATACAAGGGGGGAACCCCCTAG
- a CDS encoding citrate/2-methylcitrate synthase, which translates to MTVKKGLEDVIALSSEISSIVDGVLTYRGYSIDDLVNHATFEEVAYLLWYERLPTSPELHALKEKLHEEAVLSEEIQQLLRSIPRDANPMAVMRTMVSALSLYDPQAEDISTAASLSKAVRLTAQFPLLLASYARLRAGHKPIPLPRNMGIARGFLYLLRGEEPPSVEVSALDKALVLHADHELNASTFAARVTAGTLADMHSAVVAALGALKGSLHGGANERVMAMLEEIGSPDRVGVFIEKRLERREKIMGFGHRVYRDGDPRVAYLCALSKELSERAGDKTWYEILVAIEELMNHRKNLKANVDFYSGSVYAYLGIPRDLFTPIFAMSRMVGWTAHILEQYADNRLIRPRAAYTGATDNTYVSIEKRV; encoded by the coding sequence ATGACCGTAAAGAAGGGTTTGGAAGATGTCATAGCGCTCTCATCGGAAATTAGTTCTATTGTGGACGGTGTACTTACCTACCGCGGTTATAGCATTGATGATCTGGTAAATCATGCCACTTTCGAGGAGGTTGCCTATCTACTATGGTATGAGAGGTTACCCACCTCCCCTGAGCTTCATGCCCTGAAGGAAAAACTCCATGAGGAGGCTGTTCTGTCGGAGGAGATTCAACAGCTTTTGCGGTCTATACCCCGTGACGCCAATCCGATGGCGGTCATGCGGACTATGGTTTCTGCGCTTTCCCTCTATGATCCCCAGGCGGAGGATATTTCTACGGCAGCAAGTCTGAGTAAGGCTGTTCGACTCACGGCCCAATTCCCCCTCCTTCTTGCCTCTTACGCTCGTTTGCGGGCTGGACATAAGCCGATCCCTTTACCCCGGAACATGGGTATTGCCCGTGGTTTTTTGTACCTATTGAGGGGTGAGGAGCCCCCATCCGTGGAGGTAAGCGCTCTTGATAAGGCACTGGTGTTGCATGCGGACCATGAGCTCAATGCCTCCACCTTCGCAGCGCGGGTAACAGCGGGTACGTTGGCGGATATGCATTCCGCGGTGGTGGCTGCTTTGGGTGCATTGAAAGGGTCCCTGCACGGGGGAGCGAATGAGCGTGTGATGGCCATGCTAGAGGAAATTGGTTCCCCCGATCGTGTAGGGGTTTTCATTGAAAAACGTTTGGAGCGAAGAGAAAAAATCATGGGTTTCGGCCATCGTGTGTATCGGGACGGGGATCCACGTGTTGCCTATCTTTGTGCTTTGTCCAAGGAATTGTCCGAACGTGCTGGGGATAAGACATGGTACGAGATTTTGGTGGCCATTGAGGAACTCATGAATCATAGAAAAAATTTGAAAGCCAATGTTGATTTCTATTCCGGTTCTGTTTATGCCTATCTTGGGATCCCTCGGGATTTGTTCACACCCATTTTTGCCATGAGTCGTATGGTGGGGTGGACTGCTCATATTTTGGAACAGTATGCTGACAATCGTCTGATTCGTCCGCGGGCCGCCTATACGGGTGCTACAGATAATACCTATGTAAGTATTGAAAAACGAGTGTAG
- a CDS encoding polysaccharide deacetylase family protein: MITVSDFSPSVIEHGPRRGKAVAITIDDAPSDSQTQRILKILKKERVKAHFFVIGENVQHHPDRLCQIVSDGHTVGAHSWDHASYLKKNREEVWEDLKKTREEVYKIIHRRIRSFRFPYGESDSERRKWVAEAGYVMVGWDVDSLDWELGDRIRNPKEIVISVLREARPGSIILFHDNGKYNKDYEAYLPQIIHGLRVTLGLEIVPLDQLIREKPYGNKVNRGKGIGRRMSGSPLDSRTPDDLMGVPKDTENVGCWGTGWKCVQVLVYSTYWGELHALETGRSSRKGRKVVDEPSPYRGVVLVAYYLAYQLRRLGIGSCALIPNSCDDPRCLVERVLKNYGPIPYLVDVHRDTARRDQSTVECEGDQYAGLTFIVGGASENFCHNIALAFDLYDGLNLICPGLAREVIAKKGELGRSGEYHPFLSPKSFLIEVGGADHILSEAYRSMEVLAYVLRNCIFTCPTRVNHTTLG, encoded by the coding sequence ATGATTACAGTATCAGACTTTTCCCCATCTGTTATTGAGCATGGACCCCGGCGTGGAAAAGCTGTTGCTATCACCATTGATGATGCGCCCAGTGATTCACAAACACAAAGGATACTGAAAATATTGAAAAAGGAAAGGGTGAAAGCTCACTTTTTTGTTATTGGTGAGAATGTGCAACATCATCCAGATCGATTGTGCCAAATTGTATCCGATGGGCATACGGTGGGGGCCCATTCCTGGGATCATGCCTCCTATCTCAAAAAAAACAGGGAGGAAGTATGGGAGGATCTTAAAAAAACAAGGGAAGAAGTTTATAAAATCATTCATCGCAGGATTCGTTCTTTCCGTTTTCCCTATGGCGAATCGGATTCGGAGCGTAGGAAGTGGGTTGCCGAAGCCGGTTATGTGATGGTGGGATGGGATGTCGACTCTCTTGATTGGGAATTAGGTGATCGTATTCGTAATCCGAAGGAAATCGTAATCTCCGTTCTTAGGGAGGCTCGCCCGGGTAGTATCATTTTGTTTCATGATAATGGAAAATATAATAAGGATTATGAGGCTTATTTACCCCAAATCATTCATGGTTTAAGGGTGACGTTGGGCTTAGAGATTGTTCCCTTAGATCAATTGATCCGGGAAAAACCCTATGGAAATAAGGTAAACAGAGGGAAGGGAATTGGGAGGCGAATGTCAGGATCCCCGTTAGATTCCCGCACACCGGATGATTTGATGGGGGTACCGAAGGATACAGAAAATGTGGGTTGCTGGGGAACAGGGTGGAAATGTGTTCAGGTGCTCGTTTACAGTACCTATTGGGGGGAATTACATGCTTTGGAAACAGGGAGGTCGTCAAGGAAGGGGAGGAAGGTTGTTGATGAACCCTCCCCCTATAGAGGTGTTGTTTTAGTAGCTTACTATCTTGCTTATCAACTGAGAAGACTTGGCATAGGGTCGTGCGCCCTTATCCCTAATTCCTGTGATGATCCACGTTGTCTCGTGGAAAGGGTTTTGAAAAATTACGGCCCTATTCCCTATCTTGTGGATGTACATAGGGATACTGCGCGAAGGGATCAATCGACGGTAGAATGTGAGGGCGATCAATATGCAGGTTTGACTTTTATTGTTGGTGGGGCTAGTGAGAACTTTTGTCATAATATCGCATTAGCGTTTGATTTGTATGATGGTCTCAATTTGATTTGCCCGGGATTGGCTAGGGAGGTAATAGCGAAAAAAGGGGAGTTGGGGCGGAGTGGAGAATACCATCCATTCTTGTCCCCGAAAAGTTTTCTCATCGAGGTGGGTGGCGCAGATCATATTCTTTCTGAGGCCTACAGATCTATGGAAGTATTGGCCTACGTTTTGCGTAATTGTATTTTCACTTGTCCTACTAGGGTGAATCACACAACCCTGGGTTAG
- a CDS encoding flavin reductase family protein, with translation MEGGYNGDAMSVYSLGRNEGRLVQYIDLDPSEQTRAENYRLLIGCVVPRPIAWVSSQNDRGIINVAPFSFFNAIASYPPMIIVSCGRRPDGGRKDTANNLLSQGEFVVHTVDTQNVDVMNETAVEFPADQSEAKAFNLSMVPSKVVRVPRIATAKIQMECRLQQSLPIDGEDAKPQADLFIGEIVQFHIQSGIYREGKIDVGALDPVGRLSGTNYVSGGGTFSLPRPSYEEWKKSRA, from the coding sequence ATGGAGGGGGGGTATAATGGGGATGCAATGTCCGTGTATTCATTGGGAAGAAATGAGGGAAGATTAGTGCAGTATATAGACCTTGATCCATCGGAGCAAACACGGGCGGAGAATTACCGTCTTCTGATCGGCTGTGTTGTACCACGGCCCATCGCATGGGTATCCTCTCAGAATGATCGAGGTATCATCAATGTAGCCCCTTTTAGTTTTTTCAACGCTATTGCTTCCTATCCACCGATGATTATTGTAAGTTGCGGACGGCGCCCGGATGGGGGGCGTAAGGATACGGCAAACAACCTATTATCCCAAGGGGAATTTGTTGTGCACACAGTGGATACCCAGAATGTGGATGTGATGAATGAAACAGCAGTAGAATTTCCCGCGGATCAGAGTGAAGCGAAGGCTTTCAATTTGTCCATGGTTCCCAGCAAGGTGGTACGGGTTCCCCGTATCGCCACCGCCAAGATTCAGATGGAATGCCGGTTGCAGCAGTCACTGCCTATAGATGGAGAGGACGCGAAACCGCAAGCGGACTTGTTCATTGGAGAGATTGTTCAATTTCATATACAGAGCGGAATATATAGAGAGGGAAAGATTGATGTGGGGGCCCTGGATCCTGTTGGTAGACTATCCGGTACAAACTATGTATCTGGTGGGGGAACCTTTTCCCTTCCTCGTCCTAGTTATGAAGAATGGAAGAAGAGCAGGGCGTGA
- the dcd gene encoding dCTP deaminase, with amino-acid sequence MGLRSDQWILRMVQEQNMIDPFVGNNIGKGGAVSFGLSSYGYDLRVADEYKIFHNTWTSVIDPKAIHESSFLDFKGPICTIPPNSFALAHSVEYFRIPRGVLAVCVGKSTYARCGIVTNVTPFEPGWEGHVTLEISNTTPLPARIYSNEGLCQVLFFVADEPCEVSYDDRGGKYQGQRGISLPRV; translated from the coding sequence ATGGGATTACGATCAGACCAATGGATCCTGCGTATGGTGCAGGAACAAAATATGATTGACCCTTTCGTGGGGAACAATATCGGTAAGGGGGGGGCTGTTAGTTTTGGCCTGAGTAGCTATGGTTATGATTTGCGTGTAGCGGATGAGTATAAGATTTTTCATAACACCTGGACCTCTGTCATCGATCCTAAGGCGATCCACGAATCCTCTTTTTTAGATTTCAAGGGACCGATATGTACGATTCCCCCTAATTCCTTCGCCCTAGCCCATTCTGTAGAATACTTTCGTATTCCCAGAGGTGTTTTGGCTGTTTGTGTGGGGAAGTCGACCTATGCCCGATGCGGCATCGTTACGAACGTAACGCCCTTTGAACCGGGCTGGGAGGGTCATGTTACCCTGGAGATTTCTAATACAACACCGTTACCGGCGCGTATTTATTCCAACGAAGGCCTTTGTCAGGTTCTCTTTTTTGTAGCTGATGAGCCCTGTGAGGTTTCCTACGACGACAGAGGAGGAAAATATCAAGGGCAGAGGGGTATATCCCTACCACGTGTATAA
- a CDS encoding lipoate--protein ligase family protein, with protein sequence MEDERGRELISEPGGVDSPWRLLAYEIGDAAYHMAVDEALLGSMHSHHGPPTLRFYGWKRPTLSLGRFQDMVGGQRAGEVERNVLLGSVDMVRRPTGGRAVWHGEELTYSLVLSRYHPGLPTSVAGLTRFLATGLAVGLAKMGVWVDVSAARSTTMGGRAAACFSMIASGSLVIGGRKLGGNAQICSRGIVLQHGSLRLRHLRLTDHGRLGGVRKTHPWYRLAQQQMIASVPLSDLLSPLPCVSVLCSSLADGLSTLLGVKWHKGFLTSWERGMVARLQSSVYSSPTWTWNRRRYEPFPCGYERCWSGLSKV encoded by the coding sequence ATGGAGGATGAAAGGGGAAGGGAACTCATCAGCGAACCTGGGGGGGTGGATTCCCCCTGGCGTTTGTTAGCCTACGAGATTGGGGATGCGGCTTATCATATGGCTGTGGATGAAGCCCTATTGGGATCGATGCATAGCCACCACGGGCCACCTACCCTGCGTTTTTACGGATGGAAGCGGCCAACGTTATCCCTGGGACGTTTTCAGGACATGGTGGGAGGACAACGGGCAGGGGAAGTAGAGCGAAATGTTTTACTTGGGTCAGTGGATATGGTTCGACGTCCTACGGGGGGACGGGCTGTTTGGCACGGTGAAGAGCTTACCTATTCCCTTGTTCTTTCCCGTTATCATCCCGGTTTACCTACTTCAGTAGCCGGGTTGACACGTTTTTTGGCTACTGGTTTGGCCGTTGGTTTGGCAAAAATGGGTGTGTGGGTGGATGTATCAGCGGCTCGTTCTACCACAATGGGGGGAAGGGCGGCTGCTTGTTTTTCTATGATAGCCTCCGGTTCCCTGGTGATTGGTGGGCGAAAGTTAGGGGGTAACGCTCAGATTTGTTCTCGTGGGATTGTCCTACAACACGGTTCTCTTCGTTTGCGTCATTTGCGGCTAACAGATCATGGGCGGTTGGGGGGGGTGCGAAAAACCCATCCTTGGTATCGGCTAGCACAGCAACAGATGATCGCATCGGTGCCGTTGTCGGATCTGTTGTCCCCATTGCCTTGTGTTTCCGTTCTCTGTAGTTCCCTGGCAGATGGTCTTTCTACACTATTGGGTGTGAAATGGCATAAAGGTTTCCTAACTTCTTGGGAGAGAGGGATGGTTGCGCGTCTGCAGTCTAGCGTATATAGTTCCCCAACTTGGACATGGAACCGTAGGCGATATGAACCCTTTCCTTGCGGATATGAACGTTGTTGGTCCGGTCTGTCCAAGGTGTAG
- the ytvI gene encoding sporulation integral membrane protein YtvI: protein MTSFSIPPPWKRAFILLIWFLALFLFLCYGLGLIYPFLLAWIVAAFLHPVVVFLEKHLRLPRWLAILLVLSCIVVVTLTATTLLVIETIKGFAYFMSLLPELMNEIQREILFLQNNQTVQELSRVFQSHFTEYQSHFLQKIVDSLSFFTQKVTALIATSIQGIYNLLTHFPSFLIFSIFSLLATFFILLDWYLLRHCLRGLLPHRVRNKSGVVLSDIQKALVGFVRAQILLILIAFVIILTGLWILRVPHAITVALCIAAVDLLPYLGVGAVIIPWSIYLFIIDSYKMAIGLLILWGIVFLTRQFIEPKLVATHVGMSPLLTLIAIFVGLQIFGFIGILISPLIVIFLLALRRAHVFEDLRMYILTGSPRPQKRPHTD from the coding sequence GTGACATCCTTTTCTATACCCCCACCTTGGAAACGTGCGTTCATTCTGCTCATCTGGTTTCTCGCGCTGTTTCTCTTTCTTTGTTACGGCTTAGGACTCATTTATCCTTTTCTACTGGCTTGGATTGTAGCTGCCTTCTTACATCCCGTTGTTGTCTTCCTGGAAAAACACCTTCGTTTGCCACGCTGGCTCGCCATTCTACTCGTACTCTCTTGCATAGTGGTTGTCACTCTTACAGCAACTACCCTATTGGTCATCGAAACGATAAAGGGATTCGCTTATTTCATGTCCCTCCTGCCCGAACTTATGAACGAAATACAACGGGAAATCCTTTTCCTTCAAAATAACCAAACAGTACAGGAACTTTCACGAGTTTTTCAGTCGCACTTCACCGAGTATCAGTCTCATTTTTTGCAAAAAATAGTGGATAGCTTAAGCTTCTTTACACAAAAGGTAACGGCACTCATTGCCACATCGATACAGGGGATTTATAATCTACTCACTCATTTCCCCTCTTTTCTGATTTTCTCCATCTTCTCCCTCCTAGCCACTTTCTTCATTCTACTCGATTGGTACCTCCTTCGTCATTGTCTGCGCGGACTCTTGCCTCATCGTGTACGGAACAAATCCGGTGTTGTACTCAGCGACATCCAAAAAGCCCTTGTGGGATTCGTACGTGCCCAGATTCTACTCATTCTCATAGCCTTCGTAATCATACTCACGGGACTGTGGATTCTTCGGGTCCCCCATGCCATTACCGTCGCGCTCTGCATCGCAGCAGTAGACCTGCTTCCCTATCTGGGGGTGGGGGCTGTTATCATTCCCTGGTCGATCTATCTATTCATAATAGATAGCTATAAGATGGCGATAGGCTTGTTGATCCTATGGGGTATCGTTTTCCTAACGCGGCAATTCATTGAACCCAAGCTGGTGGCCACCCATGTGGGGATGTCCCCTTTGCTCACCCTCATAGCCATTTTCGTTGGCTTGCAGATCTTCGGGTTCATTGGAATCCTGATCAGTCCCTTGATCGTTATCTTCCTGCTAGCCCTGAGACGAGCCCATGTTTTTGAAGACCTTCGCATGTATATACTCACAGGTTCACCCCGTCCCCAGAAACGCCCCCATACGGACTGA
- a CDS encoding ComEA family DNA-binding protein — translation MQTKRERKLVGGILVSWAITVMVGLLWFQQQGADSVGDVVSPPRSHSGVQRELEGEKGKKSPQSLVVDVKGAVRRPGVYSLSVGSRVYDALRVAGGLEEFADPLAINQARLLTDGQALCAPSRKGVEGKGCPSSGGGMGEAVTGGGEVGKVNVNTAGINELQKLNGVGQVRASAIVRTREENGFFRTLADLEKVPGMGKAMIQRLSNQITFHDE, via the coding sequence TTGCAGACCAAACGGGAAAGAAAATTAGTAGGGGGAATCTTGGTTTCTTGGGCTATTACAGTCATGGTGGGTTTGCTATGGTTCCAACAACAGGGAGCTGATTCTGTTGGAGATGTGGTATCTCCCCCTCGGTCTCATTCGGGGGTGCAGAGGGAATTGGAAGGGGAGAAGGGAAAGAAGTCCCCCCAGTCACTGGTGGTTGATGTCAAGGGAGCCGTACGGCGACCTGGTGTTTATTCCCTTTCCGTTGGATCGAGGGTATATGATGCCCTACGGGTAGCTGGTGGCCTAGAGGAATTTGCGGATCCCCTAGCTATCAATCAAGCCCGTTTATTGACGGATGGACAGGCACTCTGTGCCCCTTCACGGAAGGGGGTGGAGGGGAAGGGATGTCCCTCCTCAGGGGGAGGAATGGGTGAAGCAGTAACTGGCGGTGGGGAAGTCGGGAAGGTAAATGTCAATACAGCTGGTATCAACGAATTGCAGAAGTTAAATGGAGTAGGGCAAGTTCGTGCATCCGCCATCGTGAGGACTCGGGAGGAGAATGGATTTTTTCGTACCCTGGCCGATTTGGAGAAAGTACCAGGTATGGGCAAGGCAATGATCCAGCGTTTGTCCAACCAGATTACGTTTCATGATGAATAG
- a CDS encoding integrase catalytic domain-containing protein yields MDMNLEIGVDNQEIGQNVDPDKLAQAIQFQKEKGLTPYDAITGPNQLWEMGIRVVPRLEKGEVIHTYIVTLVDVSDRWIISSVIQGTCLPKHAVDLLEEAVRKRGPMGGHSLVLRPSLDSQFYNSHFRDACRRLGITFEEWPGE; encoded by the coding sequence GTGGATATGAATTTGGAAATTGGCGTGGATAATCAGGAAATCGGGCAGAATGTGGATCCCGATAAGCTTGCACAGGCTATACAGTTTCAGAAGGAAAAGGGATTGACCCCTTACGACGCTATTACAGGCCCGAATCAGCTATGGGAGATGGGTATCAGGGTGGTTCCGCGTTTGGAGAAGGGGGAGGTGATCCACACCTATATCGTAACCCTCGTGGATGTATCTGATCGGTGGATTATTAGCTCTGTTATACAGGGAACATGTCTCCCGAAACACGCCGTTGATCTGTTGGAAGAGGCTGTGAGGAAGCGTGGGCCGATGGGGGGTCATTCCCTTGTTTTACGTCCCTCGCTGGACTCACAGTTTTACAATTCCCATTTTCGTGATGCTTGTAGGCGGTTAGGGATCACTTTTGAGGAATGGCCAGGGGAGTGA
- a CDS encoding transposase, whose amino-acid sequence MAIRNYASEYDEIRSTKEYALLERMIWEQTEEDEQGNLRMLPKVRSGSLQSPYDPDAQYRKKNKQECWGYSGQIVEDRDGEKGISLISFFDLRGSLHPDTTFAKEYIETWVSHVGMQSCADGGYYSHEISELAQSKGISLCFTNMTGQRENPNQLRASTFVRDKRTKEITRCAANKEPENSRYKPGGKPGSGTSVAYFNREDCKKCPFADQCVGKPNKTGGRTVRLTDRTYSAAEQRDQSVLHMLLHNTACLIHAIISYPKASVHPPAINSGDPTRLVPG is encoded by the coding sequence TTGGCTATAAGGAACTACGCCTCTGAATATGACGAAATCAGATCAACCAAGGAGTATGCATTGCTAGAAAGGATGATCTGGGAACAGACGGAGGAGGATGAACAAGGAAATCTCAGGATGCTCCCCAAGGTGCGTTCTGGTAGTCTACAAAGCCCTTATGATCCTGATGCTCAGTACAGGAAGAAGAACAAACAGGAATGTTGGGGATATTCCGGCCAGATCGTAGAGGATCGTGATGGAGAGAAGGGAATAAGCCTGATTTCCTTCTTTGATCTGAGAGGTTCCCTGCATCCAGATACGACCTTTGCGAAGGAGTACATAGAAACATGGGTTTCCCATGTTGGAATGCAGTCGTGTGCCGATGGAGGGTACTACAGCCATGAGATCAGCGAGCTGGCCCAATCAAAGGGTATTTCCCTATGTTTCACCAATATGACGGGCCAAAGGGAGAACCCCAATCAATTGAGGGCAAGCACGTTTGTGCGAGACAAAAGAACAAAGGAAATTACACGATGCGCGGCAAACAAGGAACCCGAGAACAGCCGGTACAAACCAGGGGGAAAACCAGGGAGCGGGACCAGTGTGGCTTATTTCAATAGGGAGGATTGCAAGAAGTGCCCCTTTGCGGATCAGTGCGTTGGCAAACCCAACAAAACGGGGGGAAGAACCGTAAGATTGACCGACCGAACGTACTCAGCGGCAGAGCAAAGGGATCAATCCGTTCTCCATATGCTACTCCATAATACTGCCTGCCTGATTCATGCAATAATTTCATATCCTAAAGCCTCTGTTCATCCACCCGCTATAAACAGCGGAGACCCTACCAGACTGGTACCTGGATAG